Within the Campylobacter sp. MIT 99-7217 genome, the region TAAGGCTATCTTCAAGATTTCTTTGCACTGATTTTGGCGTGATTTTATGCTTTTTGTTGTATTCAGCTTGCTTTTTGCGGCGTTCATTTGTTATATCCATAGCTTCTTGCATGGATTTTGTGATTTTTTTACAAAAAAGCAAGACCTTGCCATTTACATTTCTAGCAGCTCTTCCCATGGTTTGAATAAGACTTGTTGTGCTTCTTAAAAAGCCCTCTTTATCAGCGTCCATTATGGCTATAAGACTAACTTCAGGCAGATCAAGTCCCTCGCGAAGTAAATTTATACCTATAAGCATATCAAAAGTCCCTGTTCTAAGCCCACGGATCAGCTCATTTCGCTCGATAGCGTCAATATCTGAGTGCATATACTTAACCTTAAGCCCAAGCTCTAAATAATACCTGCTAAGCTCCTCGGCTAGCTTTTTAGTAAGCACTGTAACTAAAACCCTTTCATTTCTTTGAATGACTTTTTTAGCTTCATCGTATAAAATTTCTACTTGATTGTCGCTATCTTTAAGCTCTATTACTGGATCTAAAAGCCCTGTTGGACGCATGATTTGATGAAAGACATTTGCCCCACTTAGCTCAAGCTCTAAAGGGGCAGGAGTAGCTGAGACAAAAAGAAATTTACAATTTTTATTGATAAACTCATCAAACATTAAAGGGCGATTATCAAGGGCTGAGGGCAAGCGAAAACCATAATCGACCAAGGTTTGCTTTCTGCTTCTATCCCCTGCAAACATGCCGCGAAACTGAGGCAAGGACACATGGCTTTCATCAACTATAACCAAAAAATCTTGATTTTTAATAGCATAATAATCAAAAAGCGTATAAGGTGTGTCGCCTGGCTTTAAACCTGTCAAATGCAAGGCGTAATTTTCAATGCCCTTACACATACCTGTGCTTTCAAGCATTTCTATGTCAAATTCAACCCTTTGCTTAAGCCTTTGATATTCAACTAATTTATTTTCATGTTCAAAATAAGCAAGGCGGGCATTTAGTTCAGCCTTTATACCCCTTAAAGCCTCTTTAAGCCTTACTTCGCCCACGCTAAATTGACTCGTTGGATAGAGTATAAATTTCTTTAGATCTTTGATTTTTTTATTTTCAAAGACATTGTAATAATACATTTTATCAAGCTCATCTCCAAAAAACTCAAGCCTTACCACCTCATCTTCAAAATAAGCCGGAAAAATATCTACAATATCGCCATTTACACGAAAATCAGCCCTATCAAAAAAGCTATCATTTCTCTTATAGCCCATATCCACAAGCTTTTTTAAAAGCTCTTTTTGTGAAATTTGCATGCCCTCTTCAAAGATTAAGACCATGCC harbors:
- the uvrB gene encoding excinuclease ABC subunit UvrB; this encodes MFDLTSEFKPSPDQAQAIEGIVKSIKKGNKYQTLLGVTGSGKTFTMANVIKELNMPTLVMSHNKSLCAQLYSEFKGFFAKDFVEYFISYYDYYQPEAYIPRTDIFIEKDSSVNEDLERLRLSATASLLSYDNVICIASVSANYGLGNPSEYVGMVLIFEEGMQISQKELLKKLVDMGYKRNDSFFDRADFRVNGDIVDIFPAYFEDEVVRLEFFGDELDKMYYYNVFENKKIKDLKKFILYPTSQFSVGEVRLKEALRGIKAELNARLAYFEHENKLVEYQRLKQRVEFDIEMLESTGMCKGIENYALHLTGLKPGDTPYTLFDYYAIKNQDFLVIVDESHVSLPQFRGMFAGDRSRKQTLVDYGFRLPSALDNRPLMFDEFINKNCKFLFVSATPAPLELELSGANVFHQIMRPTGLLDPVIELKDSDNQVEILYDEAKKVIQRNERVLVTVLTKKLAEELSRYYLELGLKVKYMHSDIDAIERNELIRGLRTGTFDMLIGINLLREGLDLPEVSLIAIMDADKEGFLRSTTSLIQTMGRAARNVNGKVLLFCKKITKSMQEAMDITNERRKKQAEYNKKHKITPKSVQRNLEDSLKNELDEAEIYRKGLKLEKMPAKERASLVKELRTQMLEAAKALEFEKAALLRDEIKKLRTL